One part of the Lotus japonicus ecotype B-129 chromosome 2, LjGifu_v1.2 genome encodes these proteins:
- the LOC130740530 gene encoding WUSCHEL-related homeobox 2, with product MEESHHHHHENNEEELEMGMGGSSGGNNIAASSRWNPTKEQITLLESLYKQGIKTPTAEEIQQITARLRVHGHIEGKNVFYWFQNHKARQRQKQKQETIAYFNRFLHRPPQPFFSPPIYPNALCGPYCMPQPNSEIGFYPQQYSKVLLPVGYRNHHVEKVVPNGMSSVYNSQLVYDVNMQQRISDHNIHFNNQETLDLFPLHPTGILEGKTTRTDKVSSLVSVSADSSTDTTSGSPDINEEDGCPENQPFFDFFNSRQGS from the exons atggaggagagtcatcatcatcatcatgagaATAATGAGGAGGAGTTGGAGATGGGAATGGGAGGGTCTAGTGGTGGGAATAATATTGCGGCGAGTTCACGGTGGAACCCTACAAAGGAGCAAATAACCTTGTTGGAGAGTCTTTACAAGCAGGGCATAAAGACTCCAACTGCGGAGGAGATACAGCAGATAACTGCTAGGCTGAGGGTGCATGGTCACATCGAAGGGAAGAATGTGTTCTACTGGTTTCAGAATCATAAGGCAAGGCAGAGACAGAAGCAGAAGCAAGAAACCATCGCTTACTTCAATCGCTTTCTTCACAGGCCTCCCCAGCCATTTTTCTCTCCTCCAATTTATCCAAATG CTTTGTGTGGCCCTTACTGTATGCCTCAACCAAACAGTGAAATTGGGTTTTATCCACAACAGTACTCAAAGGTTCTTCTACCAGTAGGTTATAGGAATCATCATGTTGAGAAGGTTGTGCCAAACGGCATGTCAAGTGTCTACAACAGCCAGCTGGTTTACGATGTAAACATGCAACAGAGAATCTCAGATCACAACATTCACTTCAATAACCAagaaacgttggacctctttcctCTGCACCCAACTGGCATTTTGGAAGGGAAAACAACAAGAACAGACAAGGTGTCTTCTCTggtttctgtttctgctgataGTTCCACTGATACAACTTCTGGTTCTCCTGATATTAATGAGGAAGATGGTTGTCCAGAAAACCAGcccttctttgacttttttaaTTCTCGACAAGGTTCTTAA
- the LOC130740531 gene encoding LOW QUALITY PROTEIN: uncharacterized protein LOC130740531 (The sequence of the model RefSeq protein was modified relative to this genomic sequence to represent the inferred CDS: deleted 1 base in 1 codon) has translation MSLSGLVIALSVAFGCFLLALAAELCYLLWWKKRRTHTETEEEDHSNDAKGLLNGVCWKAPSTTNSVTVRSSEPENKSHEPDLELGKDVVGLKNFGEEGVECELMRLHNLAGPPRFLFTIKEESKEDLDSEDGRSRKGSRTRSLSDIMVATIDSPFLNPVASSPLKCSLDGLDSFKHQGFNPLFESSMESELNRFRSNSPPPKFKFLRDAEEKLYRRLIEEAQRKAKANGSVAESEAKVSLIQYQ, from the exons ATGTCATTGAGTGGGCTAGTTATTGCTTTAAGTGTTGCCTTTGGGTGTTTTCTTCTGGCTCTTGCTGCAGAGCTTTGCTATTTGTTGTGGtggaagaaaagaagaactcacacagaaactgaagaagaagaccaTAGCAATGATGCAAAGGGGTTGCTTAATGGAGTGTGTTGGAAGGCACCATCTACCACCAATTCAGTGACTGTGAGGAGCAGTGAACCAGAAAACAAAAGTCATGAACCAGATTTGGAGTTAGGTAAGGATGTTGTTGGGTTGAAGAATTTTGGAGAAGAAGGGGTGGAATGTGAGTTGATGAGGCTGCACAACCTGGCTGGTCCTCCAAGGTTTCTGTTCACAATCAAAGAGGAAAGCAAAGAAGATTTGGATTCTGAAGATGGTAGGAGCAGAAAAGGGTCAAGAACAAGGAGCTTGAGTGATATAATGGTGGCAACAATTGATTCCCCTTTCCTTAACCCTGTGGCTTCATCACCTTTGAAGTGTTCTTTGGATGGTCTTGATTCTTTCAAGCACCAAGGGTTCAATCCTCTCTTTGAATCATCAATGGAGTCAGAGCTGAACAGATTTAGATCTAATTCACCACCTCCAAAATTCAAGTTCTTGAGGGATGCAGAGGAGAAGTTGTATAGAAGATTGATTGAGGAAGCTCAGAGAAAGGCAAAAGCAAATGGTTCTGTAGCAGAATCTGAGGCT AAGGTCTCCCTAATTCAATATCAGTAA